In a single window of the Streptomyces sp. NBC_00285 genome:
- a CDS encoding NUDIX hydrolase produces the protein MPAEVPAPSEHAFDGELRKVSRVVLLDPEDRILLLHGHEPDDPADDWWFTPGGGLEGDETREEAALRELLEETGITEVELGPVLWRRTCSFPFAGRRWDQDEWYYLARTTQTAIEATALTELERRSVAGARWWTCQELTRAHETVYPTRLAELLRRLLDEGPPAGPVTLDTEIV, from the coding sequence GTGCCCGCTGAGGTGCCGGCCCCTTCCGAGCACGCGTTCGACGGCGAACTGCGCAAGGTGTCCCGGGTGGTCCTGCTCGACCCCGAGGACCGCATCCTGCTCCTGCACGGGCACGAACCGGACGACCCGGCCGACGACTGGTGGTTCACGCCCGGCGGTGGACTGGAGGGCGACGAGACCCGTGAAGAGGCCGCGCTGAGGGAACTCCTTGAGGAGACCGGCATCACCGAGGTGGAGCTGGGGCCGGTGCTGTGGCGCCGGACGTGCTCCTTCCCGTTCGCGGGCCGCCGCTGGGACCAGGACGAGTGGTACTACCTGGCCCGTACGACGCAGACGGCCATCGAGGCGACGGCCCTCACCGAGCTGGAGCGGCGAAGTGTCGCCGGAGCGCGCTGGTGGACGTGTCAGGAACTGACCCGGGCACATGAGACGGTGTATCCGACCAGACTCGCCGAGCTGCTGCGCAGGCTGCTCGACGAAGGTCCCCCGGCCGGGCCCGTGACCCTCGACACCGAAATCGTCTAG
- a CDS encoding DUF2469 domain-containing protein, translating into MSAEDLEKYETEMELKLYREYRDVVGLFKYVIETERRFYLTNDYEMQVHSVQGEVFFEVSMADAWVWDMYRPARFVKQVRVLTFKDVNIEELNKSDLELPGG; encoded by the coding sequence ATGAGCGCCGAGGACCTCGAGAAGTACGAGACCGAGATGGAGCTCAAGCTCTACCGGGAGTACCGCGATGTCGTCGGTCTGTTCAAATACGTGATCGAGACCGAACGGCGCTTCTACCTGACCAACGACTACGAGATGCAGGTGCACTCGGTCCAGGGTGAGGTGTTCTTCGAGGTGTCCATGGCAGATGCATGGGTGTGGGACATGTATCGGCCGGCTCGCTTCGTGAAGCAGGTCCGGGTGTTGACGTTCAAGGACGTGAACATCGAGGAGCTGAACAAGAGTGATCTGGAGCTGCCGGGCGGGTGA
- a CDS encoding YraN family protein, with translation MNARSALGKYGESLAARRLTEAGMTVLERNWRCGRTGEIDIVAQDGEVLVVCEVKTRRVGAFEHPMAAVTPQKAERLRGLAACWIHAHGGAPPGGVRIDLVGVVLPQRGAPVVEHARGVA, from the coding sequence ATGAACGCACGCAGTGCACTCGGCAAGTACGGCGAGAGTCTGGCCGCGAGGCGGCTGACCGAGGCGGGGATGACGGTCCTGGAGCGCAACTGGCGCTGTGGCAGGACCGGCGAGATCGACATCGTGGCGCAGGACGGGGAGGTCCTGGTCGTCTGCGAGGTCAAGACGCGGCGGGTGGGTGCCTTCGAGCACCCCATGGCCGCGGTGACCCCCCAGAAGGCGGAACGCCTGCGGGGCCTCGCCGCATGCTGGATCCACGCCCACGGAGGGGCACCGCCGGGAGGCGTGCGCATCGACCTCGTGGGTGTGGTCCTGCCGCAGCGCGGCGCACCCGTGGTCGAGCACGCGCGGGGGGTGGCCTGA
- a CDS encoding YifB family Mg chelatase-like AAA ATPase, translating into MGFARTCSVALVGVEGVVVEVQADLEPGVAAFTLVGLPDKSLTESRDRVRAAVVNSGGEWPQKKLTVGLSPASVPKAGSGFDLAIACAVLGASERIDPRALADIVMIGELGLDGRVRPVRGILPAVLAAADSGYEQVVVPECAAAEASLVPGVSVLGVRSLRQLIAVLTDEPVPDEEPHEPGRPDPLLAGLRVPGTGAATGMHTAGAAHQDHGHDLADVIGQLSARTAVEVAAAGGHHLFLEGPPGAGKTMLAERLPAVLPRLLREESLEVTAVHSVAGLLPPGKPLIDVAPYCAPHHSATMQALVGGGAGVARPGAVSLSHRGVLFLDETPEFATRALDALRQPLEAGHVVIARSAGVVRFPAKFLMVLAANPCPCGRFSQTDDFCECPPSAIRRYQARLSGPLLDRVDLRVQVDRVTRDQLAGRGARGESTQVVADRVRAARERAATRLAGTPWRINGEVPGRELRSRWHAVSGAMDDAERNLERGVLTARGLDRVLRVAWTVADLVGHDRPDATDVALALQLRTGVPRGVPMALGALT; encoded by the coding sequence ATGGGTTTCGCTCGCACATGCTCGGTGGCCCTGGTGGGCGTCGAAGGGGTCGTGGTCGAGGTCCAGGCGGACCTGGAGCCCGGAGTCGCCGCCTTCACCCTGGTGGGACTGCCCGACAAGAGCCTGACGGAGAGCCGTGACCGGGTCAGGGCCGCCGTCGTGAACTCGGGTGGTGAATGGCCCCAGAAGAAACTCACAGTGGGGCTCAGCCCGGCATCGGTGCCCAAAGCCGGTTCGGGGTTCGACCTCGCCATCGCGTGCGCCGTGCTGGGCGCCTCCGAACGGATCGACCCGCGCGCGCTCGCCGACATCGTGATGATCGGGGAACTGGGCCTGGACGGCCGGGTCCGTCCTGTCCGGGGCATCCTGCCTGCGGTACTGGCCGCCGCCGACTCCGGCTACGAACAGGTCGTCGTGCCGGAGTGCGCCGCCGCCGAGGCCTCGCTGGTACCCGGGGTCTCCGTCCTGGGCGTGCGCAGTCTCCGGCAGCTGATCGCGGTCCTCACGGACGAACCGGTGCCCGACGAGGAACCACATGAGCCGGGCCGCCCCGATCCGCTGCTGGCGGGCCTGCGCGTTCCGGGCACCGGCGCCGCCACCGGAATGCACACCGCAGGAGCCGCTCACCAGGACCACGGGCACGACCTGGCGGACGTCATCGGTCAGCTCTCGGCGCGGACGGCGGTGGAGGTCGCGGCGGCCGGCGGCCATCACCTATTTCTGGAGGGGCCGCCCGGCGCGGGCAAGACGATGCTCGCCGAGCGGCTGCCCGCGGTGCTGCCCCGGCTGCTCCGGGAGGAGTCGCTCGAGGTGACGGCGGTGCACTCGGTGGCGGGCCTGCTGCCGCCGGGCAAGCCCCTGATCGACGTCGCCCCCTACTGCGCCCCGCACCACTCGGCCACCATGCAGGCCCTCGTCGGCGGCGGGGCCGGTGTCGCCCGCCCCGGTGCCGTCTCGCTCTCGCATCGAGGCGTGCTGTTCCTCGACGAGACACCCGAGTTCGCCACCCGGGCCCTCGACGCGCTGCGGCAGCCGCTGGAGGCGGGGCACGTGGTGATCGCGCGCAGCGCGGGCGTCGTACGGTTTCCGGCGAAGTTCCTGATGGTGCTCGCCGCGAATCCGTGCCCCTGCGGTCGGTTCTCGCAGACCGACGACTTCTGCGAGTGCCCGCCCTCGGCGATCCGCCGCTACCAGGCGAGGCTCTCCGGTCCGCTGCTCGACCGGGTCGACCTGCGGGTGCAGGTGGACCGCGTCACGCGCGACCAGCTTGCCGGGCGGGGCGCCCGGGGTGAGTCGACCCAGGTGGTCGCAGACCGGGTGCGGGCGGCCAGGGAACGGGCGGCGACACGGTTGGCCGGAACTCCATGGCGGATCAACGGCGAGGTGCCCGGTCGCGAGCTGCGAAGCCGCTGGCACGCCGTGTCCGGGGCGATGGACGACGCCGAGCGCAATCTGGAAAGAGGCGTGCTGACCGCCCGCGGACTCGACCGCGTCCTACGGGTCGCCTGGACGGTCGCGGACCTCGTCGGACACGACCGTCCGGATGCGACGGACGTCGCCCTGGCGCTGCAACTGCGCACCGGGGTACCGCGGGGCGTGCCCATGGCCCTCGGGGCACTGACGTGA
- a CDS encoding DEAD/DEAH box helicase — translation MPLDLSRLGKGDRAPLIRPRDIFNGLPNRPFPYLRQEQGEVFESWFDIRDNHDVVIKQNTGGGKTVVGLLIAQSTLNEGIGKAVYLTPDKYLASQARAEAHRLGLATASDPDDMEFRAERAILITTFHTLVNGLSRFGVIGGSHPPMDLGVVIVDDAHAALAATEAQFTLNIARGHDTYQPLLDMFEGDLRRQSAKAWADISTAEYTATIRVPFWAWADRAQDVMELLHPHRESNKEFRFTWPLIADVLPLCAATATSQGFEIRPPCPPIHMIPSFAKARRRVYLTATLADDSVLVTSLDADPELLVKPVTPGSAADLGDRLILSPLALNRNLDAGAIRLLARQFANGDRNGDGAPDAQPINVVVIVPSGPAAEPWKPFADAVLRVDDLAAGVETLKSTRGRLVVLINKYDGVDLPGDACRLLILDGVPTPMSGADRREADALTGSPTVTAREIQRIEQGMGRGVRDRDDHCAVLLLGANLARATTEPNRLSMFSNATQAQLGLSQELALQIKGEGISSIREALSLFLSRDPAWVEESRRRTATVRYAEYTRIRPEAIASRKAFDLAVVGQTSNAAERFVQVINQTDDPALRGWLLEQRAGYVHFTDSHQAQQVLVNATGLNHAVLRPAAGIAPAKVKAGAVQAREAAAFLAAKYDNPTQFVLGVKALLEDVAWDEERTNQAEAAWQQLGRHLGFASSRPDKESGGEGPDNLWILSSTRHAVTELKTGCTTSTISKHDLNQLGGSVRWDRREYPEATPLPVMLHPSNICDSLGTPEPGMVVITPDKLDALKAAVTRYTVALADGLGLWRDEGSVATHLAANRLNGDQLFNTYAIPARKV, via the coding sequence ATGCCTCTGGATCTGAGCAGGCTGGGCAAGGGCGATCGTGCACCCCTCATCCGCCCGCGCGACATCTTCAACGGACTGCCGAACCGCCCCTTCCCATACCTCCGCCAGGAACAGGGCGAGGTATTCGAATCATGGTTCGACATCAGAGACAACCATGACGTCGTGATCAAGCAGAACACGGGAGGCGGCAAGACGGTCGTCGGCCTGCTGATCGCGCAGAGCACCTTGAACGAGGGCATCGGCAAGGCCGTCTATCTCACGCCCGACAAATACCTGGCATCCCAGGCCCGAGCCGAGGCCCACCGGCTGGGACTCGCGACAGCCAGCGACCCGGACGACATGGAGTTCCGCGCCGAGCGGGCAATCCTGATCACCACTTTCCACACCCTCGTCAACGGCCTGTCCCGCTTCGGAGTGATCGGCGGATCACACCCGCCCATGGATCTGGGTGTCGTGATCGTTGACGACGCCCATGCCGCGCTGGCGGCCACAGAGGCTCAGTTCACGCTCAACATCGCCCGCGGACACGACACCTATCAGCCGCTCCTGGACATGTTCGAGGGCGACTTGCGCCGACAGTCCGCGAAGGCATGGGCAGACATCAGCACAGCGGAGTACACCGCGACCATCCGTGTCCCGTTCTGGGCATGGGCGGACCGAGCCCAGGACGTCATGGAGCTGCTGCACCCGCACCGGGAAAGCAACAAAGAGTTCCGGTTCACGTGGCCCCTGATCGCGGATGTCCTTCCGCTGTGCGCCGCGACCGCGACCAGTCAAGGCTTCGAGATCCGTCCGCCGTGCCCGCCGATCCACATGATCCCGTCGTTCGCGAAGGCCCGCCGCCGCGTCTACCTCACTGCCACTCTCGCAGACGACAGTGTGCTCGTGACCTCGCTCGATGCCGACCCGGAACTTCTGGTCAAACCCGTCACTCCAGGAAGCGCGGCGGACCTCGGCGACCGGCTGATCCTTTCTCCGCTGGCACTCAACCGCAACCTCGACGCCGGGGCCATCAGACTGCTTGCCCGGCAATTCGCCAACGGTGACCGGAACGGTGACGGTGCCCCCGACGCACAGCCGATCAACGTCGTCGTCATCGTGCCCAGTGGGCCGGCCGCAGAGCCGTGGAAGCCGTTCGCGGACGCCGTGCTCAGAGTCGATGACCTCGCAGCCGGAGTAGAAACCCTCAAGTCCACACGCGGCCGCCTCGTGGTCTTGATCAACAAATACGACGGGGTCGACCTGCCCGGCGACGCCTGTCGCCTCCTGATCCTCGATGGCGTCCCCACTCCGATGAGCGGCGCCGACCGCCGCGAAGCGGATGCCCTGACCGGCAGCCCGACCGTCACAGCACGTGAGATCCAGAGGATCGAGCAGGGCATGGGCCGAGGCGTGCGTGATCGGGACGACCACTGCGCAGTTCTCCTTCTCGGAGCCAACCTCGCCCGAGCCACGACGGAGCCGAACCGCCTGTCGATGTTCTCCAACGCGACCCAGGCCCAGCTTGGGCTCAGCCAGGAACTGGCCCTCCAGATCAAAGGCGAGGGAATCAGCTCGATTCGGGAGGCTCTCTCCCTTTTCCTCAGCAGAGATCCGGCCTGGGTTGAGGAGAGCCGACGCCGCACGGCCACGGTCCGCTACGCCGAGTACACGAGAATCCGCCCCGAGGCCATCGCGAGTCGGAAGGCATTCGACCTGGCCGTCGTCGGCCAGACCAGCAATGCAGCTGAACGTTTTGTGCAGGTGATCAACCAGACGGATGATCCAGCCTTGCGGGGATGGCTGCTGGAGCAGCGGGCTGGATACGTTCACTTCACCGACTCGCACCAGGCTCAGCAGGTGCTCGTGAACGCTACGGGACTCAACCACGCGGTATTGCGACCAGCTGCCGGCATCGCCCCCGCCAAGGTCAAGGCCGGGGCCGTTCAAGCCCGAGAAGCAGCCGCGTTCCTGGCCGCAAAATACGACAATCCAACTCAATTCGTCCTCGGGGTCAAGGCCCTGCTGGAGGATGTCGCCTGGGACGAGGAGCGCACGAACCAGGCCGAAGCCGCCTGGCAGCAGCTGGGACGGCACCTCGGGTTCGCCAGCAGCCGCCCCGACAAGGAGAGCGGCGGCGAAGGTCCAGACAACCTCTGGATTCTCAGCTCGACTCGGCATGCCGTCACAGAACTCAAGACGGGCTGCACCACCAGCACCATCTCGAAGCACGATCTGAATCAGCTCGGCGGCAGCGTCCGATGGGACCGCCGCGAGTATCCGGAAGCCACTCCCCTGCCGGTCATGCTCCACCCCAGCAATATTTGCGACTCGCTGGGCACCCCGGAGCCGGGCATGGTCGTCATCACGCCTGACAAGCTCGACGCCCTCAAAGCTGCCGTGACCAGGTACACGGTTGCCCTGGCCGACGGACTGGGTCTATGGCGGGACGAGGGCAGCGTCGCCACGCATCTCGCGGCAAATCGCCTAAATGGCGATCAACTTTTCAATACCTACGCCATCCCGGCGCGCAAGGTCTGA
- a CDS encoding DUF6262 family protein has product MTAPMIEGKRADSARRRERVLKAIDAALRSGEAITVSGLARAARVDRTFLYRHRDLLERVHTAAASPPSEGRQAAVTRASLQADLANALERNTRLAQRVRQLEKRLSESLGESAWADSGLGAPTDVDQLQRRIAILEQELAEVRGQLDERTEELAAARGANRELTRAINQRN; this is encoded by the coding sequence ATGACCGCCCCCATGATCGAAGGAAAGCGGGCAGACTCGGCCCGCCGACGCGAACGCGTCCTCAAAGCAATCGACGCAGCCCTGCGAAGCGGCGAGGCCATCACCGTGTCCGGGCTCGCCCGCGCGGCGCGGGTCGATCGCACCTTCCTCTATCGGCACCGAGACCTGCTCGAACGAGTCCACACCGCCGCGGCCAGCCCCCCGTCTGAAGGGCGGCAGGCAGCCGTGACCAGGGCCTCGCTCCAGGCGGACCTGGCCAACGCGCTGGAGCGCAACACGCGGCTCGCCCAGCGGGTCCGGCAACTGGAGAAACGCCTCTCCGAATCGCTCGGAGAGTCCGCATGGGCCGACTCCGGCCTCGGCGCCCCCACCGACGTCGACCAGCTACAGCGGCGCATCGCGATCCTTGAGCAAGAACTCGCGGAAGTACGCGGTCAGCTCGACGAACGGACCGAGGAGCTCGCGGCGGCACGAGGCGCCAACCGCGAGCTGACCCGGGCCATTAACCAACGAAATTGA
- a CDS encoding tyrosine-type recombinase/integrase, which produces MTLALAPARPIEDPLTTELLAALKPDFLSTMSWDSSVRVLTFPAGHPLLGGPQCLVAGCEQMTFTKAHRGICVACWQQMERRGQEFEDFVANTVRSWRGIGISNCRVPHCARPWMTSTRPLCTTHGHQQENIFCLPVEEFIRHPDVRPLPGFGPCQVAACARDRHGRGPYCHAHTNRWKIVRRNGYAHDEETWRRTATGIAESGKVSLRGLPDRVVAELLYGLQQRYAEGIRQLDVDTRGIADLVRAQQLGSLSELDPSPLPKNLRRLVRGILKHCDRSQLSPETERHKDTWDGAAFGFAGNLYFNEISQPWLREAAKSWAVDDVPGRRGHKIRNTVQSQINSLAHLSASLRLNRADEGTVPRLLVREDVLHFLNRLRFLHEREEISSVRRCKIARDVRRLLTRMRTLGLDQPGHPLHGLNSDFVLRWEDIPDDPEDTEAGHDLPPEVMRQLCDHLNSLGSGEDPVIRTVIELLMDTGRRPGEIRTLGWDCLERDSDGKPVLIYDNHKALRNGRRLPIPEATATVILDQQKRARARFPDTPVKDLKLLPSIRMNPDGTKPVSDGWISDAHRSWVVSLPDFVVPIVVLRDGERVTEMLPYDKANIFPYAYRHTYAQRHADAGVPIDVLRGLMDHRQLDTTQRYYRVGETRRREAVDRVTAMQFDRHGNRVWRQAKNLLDSEHARRAVGEVAVPYGVCSEPSNVAAGGHDCPVRFRCVGCGHFRTDVSYLPDLEAYLADLLRNRERLAAFADADSWAKGEAMPSDEEITRVRRLVRRVREDLDGLTAEDRTQIEQAVGLVRNSRHVVSLGMPKIRQPLPDLRPGRAS; this is translated from the coding sequence ATGACCCTTGCCCTTGCTCCGGCTCGCCCGATCGAAGACCCGCTCACCACTGAGCTCCTGGCGGCATTGAAGCCGGACTTCCTCAGCACGATGAGCTGGGATTCCAGTGTCCGGGTGCTGACCTTCCCGGCGGGTCACCCGCTGCTGGGAGGGCCTCAGTGCCTCGTGGCCGGCTGCGAACAGATGACCTTCACGAAGGCCCACCGCGGGATCTGCGTCGCCTGCTGGCAACAGATGGAACGGCGGGGCCAGGAGTTCGAGGACTTCGTCGCGAACACCGTGCGGTCCTGGCGCGGGATCGGGATCTCCAACTGCCGGGTCCCGCACTGCGCGAGGCCCTGGATGACGTCGACCAGACCGTTGTGCACCACTCACGGTCACCAGCAGGAGAACATCTTCTGCCTGCCGGTGGAGGAGTTCATCCGTCATCCGGACGTCCGGCCGCTGCCGGGCTTCGGGCCGTGTCAGGTCGCGGCCTGCGCGAGGGACCGGCACGGCCGGGGACCCTACTGCCATGCCCATACGAACCGGTGGAAGATCGTTCGCCGGAATGGGTACGCACACGACGAGGAGACGTGGCGGCGGACAGCGACCGGAATCGCCGAGTCGGGGAAGGTCAGCCTGCGCGGCCTTCCTGACCGGGTCGTCGCCGAACTCCTCTACGGCCTGCAACAGCGTTATGCCGAAGGAATCCGACAGCTCGACGTGGACACCCGAGGCATCGCCGATCTCGTCCGGGCCCAGCAACTCGGCTCACTGAGCGAACTCGACCCGAGCCCGCTGCCCAAGAACCTCCGGCGACTCGTGAGGGGCATCCTCAAGCACTGCGACCGCTCCCAGCTGTCGCCGGAGACCGAGCGCCACAAGGACACCTGGGACGGCGCCGCCTTCGGCTTCGCCGGGAACTTGTACTTCAACGAGATCAGCCAGCCTTGGCTGCGTGAGGCCGCCAAGAGCTGGGCCGTCGATGACGTTCCCGGACGCCGCGGCCACAAGATCCGGAACACCGTCCAGAGTCAGATCAACTCGCTGGCACACCTCTCGGCGAGCCTCCGGCTCAACCGGGCCGACGAGGGCACCGTTCCGCGGCTACTCGTCCGGGAGGACGTGCTGCACTTCCTCAACCGGCTCCGGTTCCTGCACGAACGCGAGGAGATCAGCTCGGTCCGCCGCTGCAAGATTGCCCGTGACGTCAGGCGGCTGCTGACCCGGATGAGGACGCTCGGCCTGGACCAGCCGGGGCACCCGTTGCACGGTCTGAACAGCGACTTCGTCCTGCGCTGGGAGGACATCCCCGACGATCCGGAGGACACGGAGGCCGGCCACGACCTTCCGCCGGAGGTGATGCGCCAGCTCTGCGACCACCTGAACTCGCTGGGCTCCGGCGAGGACCCGGTGATCCGCACCGTCATCGAGCTCCTTATGGACACCGGTCGACGCCCCGGCGAGATCCGCACCCTGGGCTGGGACTGCCTCGAACGCGACAGCGACGGCAAACCCGTGCTCATCTACGACAACCACAAGGCACTCAGGAACGGGCGGCGGCTGCCCATCCCCGAGGCGACCGCAACAGTGATCCTCGACCAGCAGAAACGTGCTCGGGCCCGGTTCCCGGATACCCCGGTCAAGGACCTCAAGCTGCTTCCCTCGATCCGGATGAACCCGGACGGCACGAAGCCGGTCAGTGACGGGTGGATCAGCGACGCGCATCGATCCTGGGTCGTCTCGCTGCCCGACTTCGTCGTCCCCATCGTGGTCCTGCGGGACGGCGAACGCGTCACCGAGATGCTCCCCTACGACAAGGCGAACATCTTCCCCTACGCCTACCGGCACACCTACGCACAACGACATGCCGACGCGGGCGTCCCCATCGACGTCCTCAGAGGGCTTATGGATCATCGCCAACTCGACACCACTCAACGCTATTACCGCGTTGGCGAGACCCGCCGCAGGGAGGCCGTCGACCGCGTCACCGCCATGCAGTTCGACCGGCACGGCAACCGCGTCTGGCGCCAGGCCAAGAACCTACTCGACTCCGAACACGCCCGCAGAGCCGTCGGCGAAGTCGCCGTTCCCTACGGCGTTTGCTCCGAGCCGTCGAACGTCGCGGCTGGCGGCCACGACTGCCCGGTGCGGTTCCGTTGCGTCGGCTGCGGACACTTCCGCACCGACGTGTCCTATCTGCCAGACCTGGAGGCATACCTGGCCGATCTCCTGCGCAACCGGGAACGGCTCGCGGCCTTCGCCGACGCCGATTCCTGGGCCAAGGGCGAGGCAATGCCCTCGGACGAGGAGATCACCCGAGTGAGGCGCCTGGTCCGCCGTGTCCGCGAGGACCTCGACGGACTCACCGCCGAAGACCGGACCCAGATCGAGCAGGCCGTCGGACTGGTCCGCAACAGCCGCCACGTCGTCTCACTCGGAATGCCGAAGATCCGCCAGCCCCTGCCCGACCTCCGTCCTGGAAGAGCCTCATGA
- a CDS encoding tyrosine-type recombinase/integrase, protein MDDDLVVVESADRFLRELRLARDRAESTTKSYAEGVSLFLRWCVRTGRDWRTAARDMGLFMLWLKWTPGDGGQHVTVVPGPGSKPARGESRINKVLTAVRMFLAHAVVNKAVPAWVLEQLYELGDDRDLPYEARGENGGLRYRLRARHRLQEPETDVDRASDEEIVAMFLACRSARDRLILLLLARVGLRRGQTAGLHRTDLHLLVDSRSLGCDIEGAHLHVVRRQNENNAWSKRRASVWFPVDFLVVQAFDQYALERFERLGAGGSDFVLVNLFRPPYGSPVTPDAIGELVESLAGRAGLDRPISPHMCRHAMASNVADAGGSLDEVQALLGQKNPASARPYLHPKAARLREAVERVPSPRQLSEGDSR, encoded by the coding sequence ATGGATGACGACCTGGTGGTGGTGGAGAGCGCTGATCGGTTCCTGCGGGAGCTGAGACTGGCTCGGGACCGGGCGGAGAGTACGACGAAGTCGTACGCGGAAGGGGTGTCTCTGTTCCTCCGCTGGTGCGTACGTACGGGACGCGACTGGCGGACGGCTGCCCGGGATATGGGGCTGTTCATGCTCTGGCTCAAGTGGACGCCCGGCGACGGCGGACAGCACGTGACCGTGGTGCCGGGGCCGGGCTCGAAGCCGGCCCGGGGCGAGAGCCGGATCAACAAGGTGCTGACCGCGGTCCGGATGTTCCTGGCCCACGCCGTGGTGAACAAGGCGGTCCCGGCGTGGGTGCTGGAACAGCTCTACGAACTCGGCGACGACCGGGATCTGCCATACGAGGCACGCGGTGAGAACGGCGGGCTGCGCTACCGGCTACGCGCCCGTCATCGGCTCCAGGAGCCGGAGACCGACGTCGACAGGGCCAGCGACGAGGAGATCGTCGCGATGTTCCTCGCCTGCCGCTCCGCTCGTGACCGGCTGATTCTGCTGCTGCTTGCCCGGGTCGGGCTCCGGCGCGGGCAGACTGCGGGACTGCACCGCACCGACCTCCACCTGCTGGTGGACTCGCGGTCTCTGGGCTGTGACATCGAGGGAGCCCACCTGCACGTCGTCCGGCGGCAGAACGAGAACAACGCCTGGTCCAAGCGCCGGGCCTCGGTCTGGTTCCCCGTCGACTTCCTCGTGGTCCAGGCTTTCGACCAGTACGCACTGGAGCGCTTTGAGCGGCTGGGCGCCGGCGGCAGCGACTTCGTCCTGGTCAACCTGTTCCGCCCGCCCTACGGCTCCCCCGTCACCCCGGACGCGATCGGTGAGCTCGTGGAGTCGCTGGCCGGGCGGGCCGGGCTGGACCGGCCGATCTCCCCGCACATGTGTCGCCACGCCATGGCCAGCAACGTCGCGGACGCGGGTGGCAGCCTCGACGAGGTCCAGGCCCTGCTGGGCCAGAAGAACCCCGCCTCGGCCCGGCCCTATCTGCATCCCAAGGCGGCACGGCTGCGTGAGGCGGTCGAACGGGTTCCATCACCGCGTCAGCTGAGCGAGGGAGACTCCCGATGA
- the whiG gene encoding RNA polymerase sigma factor WhiG — MPQHTSGSDRAAIPPAARDGGSVRPPAPSTLDELWRSYKATADERLREQLILHYSPLVKYVAGRVSVGLPPNVEQADFVSSGVFGLIDAIEKFDIDREIKFETYAITRIRGAMIDELRALDWIPRSVRQKARNVERAYATLEARLRRTPSEAEVAGELGIAVDDLHAVFSQLSLANVVALEELLHVGGEGGDRLSLMDTLEDTAADNPVEVAEDRELRRFLARAINTLPEREKTVVTLYYYEGLTLMEIGNVLGVTESRVSQIHTKSVLQLRAKLASFGR; from the coding sequence ATGCCCCAGCACACTTCCGGGTCCGACCGGGCGGCGATCCCGCCAGCCGCCCGTGACGGTGGCAGCGTGCGACCGCCCGCTCCCTCGACCCTCGACGAGTTGTGGCGGTCGTACAAGGCGACGGCGGACGAGCGGTTGCGTGAGCAGCTGATCCTGCACTACTCACCGCTCGTGAAGTACGTCGCGGGACGGGTGAGCGTCGGACTGCCGCCCAACGTCGAGCAGGCGGACTTCGTGTCCTCGGGGGTCTTCGGACTCATCGACGCGATCGAGAAGTTCGACATCGACCGGGAGATCAAGTTCGAGACGTACGCGATCACCCGGATCCGGGGCGCGATGATCGACGAACTGCGGGCGCTGGACTGGATCCCGCGGTCAGTGCGGCAGAAGGCACGCAACGTCGAGCGGGCGTACGCGACCCTGGAGGCGCGGCTGCGGCGGACGCCCTCGGAGGCTGAGGTCGCCGGCGAGCTCGGCATCGCGGTGGACGATCTCCACGCGGTGTTCAGCCAGTTGTCGCTGGCCAACGTGGTGGCGCTGGAGGAGCTGCTGCATGTCGGCGGCGAGGGCGGCGACCGGCTCAGCCTCATGGACACGCTGGAGGACACCGCCGCGGACAACCCCGTGGAGGTCGCCGAGGACCGGGAGCTCAGACGGTTCCTGGCGCGGGCCATCAACACGCTGCCCGAGCGGGAGAAGACCGTCGTGACCCTGTACTACTACGAGGGGCTCACGCTCATGGAGATCGGGAACGTGCTGGGGGTCACCGAGAGCCGGGTCAGCCAGATCCACACCAAGTCCGTGCTCCAGTTGCGGGCGAAGCTGGCGAGTTTCGGCCGCTGA